Proteins encoded by one window of Lathyrus oleraceus cultivar Zhongwan6 chromosome 1, CAAS_Psat_ZW6_1.0, whole genome shotgun sequence:
- the LOC127122057 gene encoding albumin-1 D precursor, giving the protein MASVKLASLIVLFATLGMFLTKNVGAASCNGVCSPFEMPPCGSSACRCIPVGLVVGYCRHPSGVFLRTNDEHPNLCESDADCRKKGSGNFCGHYPNPDIEYGWCFASKSEAEDFFSKITPKDLLKSVSTA; this is encoded by the exons ATGGCTTCCGTTAAACTCGCTTCTTTGATCGTCTTGTTTGCCACATTAG GTATGTTCCTGACAAAAAACGTAGGGGCAGCAAGCTGCAATGGGGTTTGTTCTCCATTTGAGATGCCACCATGTGGCTCTTCAGCCTGTCGATGTATCCCTGTTGGTCTAGTTGTTGGTTACTGCAGACATCCATCTGGAGTTTTCTTGAGGACGAATGATGAACACCCTAACTTATGTGAGTCTGATGCCGATTGTAGGAAGAAAGGAAGTGGTAACTTTTGCGGTCATTATCCTAATCCTGATATTGAATATGGATGGTGTTTTGCCTCTAAATCTGAAGCAGAAGACTTTTTCTCTAAGATTACCCCAAAAGACTTGTTGAAGAGTGTTTCCACTGCTTAA